Proteins from a single region of Ailuropoda melanoleuca isolate Jingjing chromosome 15, ASM200744v2, whole genome shotgun sequence:
- the CBX6 gene encoding LOW QUALITY PROTEIN: chromobox protein homolog 6 (The sequence of the model RefSeq protein was modified relative to this genomic sequence to represent the inferred CDS: deleted 2 bases in 2 codons), with the protein MELSAVGERVFAAESIIKRRIRKGRIEYLVKWKGWAIKYSTWEPEENILDSRLIAAFEQKERERELYGPKKRGPKPKTFLLKARAQAEALRISDVHFSVKPSASASSPKLHSSAAVHRLKKDIRRCHRMSRRPLPRPDPQGGSPGLRPPISPFSETVRIINRKVKPREPKRNRIILNLKVIDKGAGGGGAGQGAGAIPRPKVPSRNRVIGKSKKFSESILRSQIRHMKFGAFALYNSPPGPLPPPPAGKADAAASPGPGLLLAAPAAPYDARSSSSSGCPSPAPQSSSDPDDAPPKLLPETVSPAAPDWREPEVLDLSIPPEAAATGKRVPPDVPAASGQAPPAAPEPAGTASEPEAGDWRPEMSPCSNVVVTDVTSNLLTVTIKEFCNPEDFEKVATGVTGATGGGGSSGVSK; encoded by the exons ATGGAGCTGTCTGCAGTGGGCGAGCGGGTCTTCGCGGCCGAATCCATCATCAAACGGCGCATCCGAAAG gGACGCATCGAGTACCTGGTGAAATGGAAGGGGTGGGCCATCAA GTACAGCACTTGGGAGCCCGAGGAGAACATCCTGGATTCGCGGCTCATTGCAGCCTTCGAGCAGAA GGAGAGGGAGCGTGAGCTGTATGGGCCCAAGAAGAGGGGACCCAAACCCAAAACTTTCCTCCTGAAG GCGCGGGCCCAGGCCGAGGCCCTCCGCATCAGCGACGTGCACTTTTCCGTCAAGCCGAGCGCCAGCGCCTCGTCGCCCAAGCTGCACTCCAGCGCCGCCGTGCACCGGCTCAAGAAGGACATCCGCCGCTGCCACCGCATGTCCCgccgccccctgccccgcccagACCCCCAGGGCGGCAGCCCCGGCCTGCGCCCCCCCATCTCGCCTTTCTCCGAGACGGTGCGCATCATCAACCGCAAGGTGAAGCCCCGGGAGCCCAAGCGGAACCGCATCATCCTCAACCTCAAGGTCATCGACAAGGGCGCGGGTGGGGGCGGCGCGGGGCAGGGGGCCGGAGCGATCCCGCGCCCCAAGGTCCCCTCGAGGAACCGCGTCATCGGCAAGAGCAAGAAGTTCAGCGAGAGCATCCTGCGCTCGCAGATCCGCCACATGAAGTTCGGCGCCTTCGCGCTCTACAAC AGCCCCCCCGGCCCTCTGCCTCCGCCGCCGGCGGGCAAGGCGGACGCGGCGGCCTCCCCGGGCCCCGGGCTGCTCCTGGCC GCCCCCGCTGCCCCCTACGACGCCCGCAGCTCCAGCTCCTCTGGCTGCCCCTCGCCGGCGCCGCAGTCCTCCTCCGACCCCGATGACGCGCCCCCCAAGCTGCTCcctgagaccgtgagcccagcTGCTCCCGACTGGCGTGAGCCCGAAGTGCTCGACCTGTCCATCCCTCCTGAGGCCGCGGCCACCGGCAAGCGGGTGCCTCCCGACGTCCCTGCTGCCTCGGGCCAGGCGCCACCCGCGGCCCCTGAGCCTGCCGGCACAGCCTCTGAGCCCGAAGCTGGGGACTGGCGCCCCGAGATGTCACCCTGCTCCAATGTGGTGGTCACCGATGTCACCAGCAACCTTCTGACAGTCACTATCAAGGAATTCTGCAACCCTGAGGATTTCGAGAAGGTGGCTACAGGGGTCACAGGTGCCACTGGGGGTGGTGGCAGCAGTGGGGTGAGCAAGTGA